The proteins below come from a single Thermotoga sp. KOL6 genomic window:
- a CDS encoding PD-(D/E)XK nuclease family protein — MNSKRNQSEREALEKFISDNPELELLEEIIDRFNIFAALNIVNYEIRYSAFLSWLLNPQENHGLRDYFLKIFLKKLILKASILGMERVSVFDIDSWDLDDTEVLREWRNIDILIKHDERKFVCVIENKMYSKDIKGLSTASIHRIEKCLFI; from the coding sequence ATGAATAGCAAACGAAATCAGTCAGAAAGAGAAGCTTTAGAAAAATTCATCTCTGACAATCCCGAACTAGAATTGTTAGAAGAAATCATCGACAGATTCAATATCTTTGCAGCGTTGAATATAGTAAATTATGAAATAAGATATTCTGCTTTCCTATCGTGGTTACTGAATCCCCAAGAGAATCATGGCCTAAGAGATTATTTTTTAAAAATTTTCCTTAAAAAGTTGATCTTAAAAGCTTCTATATTGGGGATGGAGAGAGTTTCGGTTTTTGACATAGACAGCTGGGATTTGGACGATACAGAAGTACTACGAGAGTGGCGAAACATTGACATATTAATAAAACACGATGAACGAAAGTTCGTGTGTGTAATAGAAAACAAAATGTACTCAAAAGATATAAAAGGATTATCAACAGCGAGTATTCATCGTATAGAAAAATGTTTGTTTATTTAA